The following are encoded together in the Labrus mixtus chromosome 2, fLabMix1.1, whole genome shotgun sequence genome:
- the map1lc3c gene encoding microtubule-associated proteins 1A/1B light chain 3C gives MPPFNKTPQQIKAFKQRKSFATRKQEVAGIRSKFPNKIPVIIERYDKEKYLPPLDKTKFLVPHELTMTQFVTIIRNRMALLPTQAFYLLINNSGLASMSLTMAQVYKDHQDEDGFLYMTYASQEVFGHSH, from the exons atGCCTCCGTTCAACAAAACCCCTCAGCAGATCAAAGCCTTCAAACAGAGGAAGAGCTTTG CGACACGGAAACAGGAGGTGGCAGGGATCCGCTCCAAGTTCCCCAACAAAATCCCG gtaATAATCGAACGATACGATAAGGAGAAGTATCTCCCTCCTCTGGATAAAACTAAGTTCCTGGTCCCGCATGAACTCACCATGACTCAGTTCGTCACCATCATCAG GAACAGGATGGCGCTGCTGCCCACTCAGGCTTTCTACCTGCTCATCAACAACAGCGGGCTGGCCAGCATGTCCCTCACCATGGCTCAGGTGTACAAAGACCACCAGGACGAGGACGGCTTCCTCTACATGACGTACGCCTCGCAGGAGGTGTTCGGACACTCGCACTAA